In Symmachiella dynata, the following are encoded in one genomic region:
- a CDS encoding DUF1592 domain-containing protein produces the protein MSLRPVFQFGIVIVCGILCVANCVETVRAEDALEAQIDFQKDVQPFFNDYCGTCHNPDDQIAGLDLEQFQSVESVTTERGTWQKILHVLNTKEMPPEDEAQPSEEQRKAITQWIDLELKSFDCTKIDNPGRVTIRRLNRVEYNNTIRDLMGVDFQPADDFPSDDVGYGFDNIGDVLSMSPLLMEKYLSAAEKIVETAIWAEDPYQAPRKSFEGAEMQQDRGGRAIGKFRSLVSMGEVFTEHEFAADGDYLVICEAYGKQAGPDPPKMEFRIDGKAVETVNVTAVAESPGYYEIRLPVTAGKHRVGVAFLNDYYKPKHEDPKLRGDRNLYICNVAIQGPIETTPQELPETHKRLVFCDLSEGEDPLKCAHAILDQFISRAFRRPATEDEIKNFMRLGYKIIEDGGTSEQALRVVFKAILISPQFLFRIEFNEASEKDEQDRALNDYELASRLSYWLWSSMPDDELFELAGKGELSKPLVLEAQIRRMLADPKSSALVENFAGQWLQLRSLTEAAPNKDIFSEFDDELRLAMRRETEMFFAAAIRENLSILDFLDGKFTYVNERLAKHYGLEGVSGPEFRRVSLEGTQRAGVLTQASILTITSDPTRTSPVKRGKWILDNILASPPLPPPPDVPLLSEDADAVASGTLRQRFEIHRSNPACISCHEKMDPLGFGFENFDAIGRWRTKDSGFDVDASGTLPDGQTFNGPAELLTILKASRGEFSRCLTEKMLTYALGRGLEYYDKCAVDSICEALAKDDYKFTTMFLEIAKSDPFRNRRNSPGDKK, from the coding sequence ATGAGCTTGCGTCCTGTTTTCCAGTTTGGAATCGTGATCGTTTGCGGCATTCTTTGTGTCGCCAACTGCGTTGAGACGGTTCGCGCCGAGGACGCCCTTGAGGCGCAGATCGATTTCCAGAAAGACGTGCAGCCCTTTTTCAACGACTACTGCGGCACCTGTCACAATCCCGACGACCAAATTGCCGGATTGGATCTCGAGCAATTTCAATCGGTCGAATCGGTCACGACCGAGCGCGGAACATGGCAGAAGATTCTTCACGTCTTAAATACCAAGGAAATGCCGCCTGAGGATGAAGCGCAGCCCAGTGAAGAACAACGCAAGGCGATCACACAATGGATCGACCTGGAGTTGAAGAGTTTTGATTGCACCAAGATTGACAACCCCGGCCGCGTAACCATCCGCCGGCTCAATCGCGTGGAGTACAACAACACGATTCGCGATTTGATGGGTGTCGATTTTCAACCCGCAGACGATTTCCCTTCGGATGATGTCGGTTATGGTTTCGACAACATCGGTGACGTGCTGTCGATGTCGCCGCTGCTGATGGAGAAATATCTCTCCGCCGCTGAAAAGATTGTGGAGACCGCTATTTGGGCTGAAGATCCTTACCAAGCGCCGCGAAAGAGCTTTGAGGGGGCGGAGATGCAGCAAGATCGCGGTGGCAGGGCCATCGGGAAATTCCGCTCGTTGGTGTCGATGGGTGAAGTCTTTACGGAGCACGAATTTGCAGCCGACGGCGACTACTTAGTGATTTGCGAGGCGTACGGCAAGCAGGCGGGACCGGACCCGCCGAAAATGGAATTCCGGATTGACGGCAAAGCGGTCGAGACGGTGAATGTGACCGCAGTTGCTGAGTCGCCGGGGTACTACGAAATTCGCCTTCCGGTGACCGCCGGCAAGCATCGCGTGGGAGTCGCCTTCTTAAACGACTACTACAAACCAAAACACGAAGACCCCAAACTGCGCGGCGACCGTAACCTGTATATTTGCAACGTGGCCATCCAAGGACCAATTGAAACCACACCCCAGGAATTGCCGGAGACGCACAAACGACTCGTGTTCTGCGATCTCTCGGAAGGGGAAGACCCACTCAAATGCGCCCATGCGATACTGGATCAATTCATCAGCCGCGCGTTTCGCCGCCCGGCCACTGAGGATGAAATCAAAAATTTCATGCGGTTGGGATACAAAATTATCGAGGACGGCGGCACCTCTGAACAGGCATTGCGGGTGGTCTTCAAAGCCATCCTGATTTCGCCGCAGTTTTTGTTCCGCATCGAATTCAACGAAGCTTCCGAAAAGGATGAGCAAGACCGTGCGCTGAACGACTATGAGTTGGCATCGCGGTTGTCCTATTGGCTGTGGAGCAGCATGCCGGATGACGAATTGTTCGAACTGGCCGGCAAAGGGGAGTTGAGCAAGCCGTTGGTGTTGGAAGCACAAATTCGCCGGATGTTGGCCGATCCCAAATCGTCAGCACTGGTGGAAAACTTTGCCGGACAATGGCTGCAACTTCGCAGTTTGACGGAGGCGGCACCCAATAAAGATATCTTCAGCGAATTCGACGACGAATTGCGGTTGGCGATGCGGCGCGAGACCGAAATGTTTTTCGCGGCTGCGATTCGCGAGAACTTGAGTATTTTGGATTTTCTTGACGGCAAGTTTACCTACGTCAACGAGCGGTTGGCGAAGCATTACGGACTGGAAGGGGTCAGCGGCCCGGAATTTCGTCGCGTCTCTTTAGAAGGAACCCAGCGAGCCGGCGTGTTAACGCAGGCCAGCATATTGACGATTACCTCGGATCCCACGCGGACTTCACCCGTGAAGCGGGGGAAATGGATTTTGGACAATATTTTAGCCAGTCCGCCGCTCCCGCCGCCGCCAGACGTTCCCCTGCTGTCGGAGGATGCCGACGCAGTGGCATCGGGGACGTTGCGGCAACGATTTGAGATTCATCGTTCGAATCCCGCCTGCATTTCCTGCCATGAGAAAATGGACCCCCTCGGTTTTGGTTTTGAGAATTTCGACGCAATCGGCCGCTGGCGGACCAAGGATTCCGGCTTTGATGTTGATGCCTCCGGCACGTTACCTGATGGACAGACGTTTAACGGTCCGGCGGAACTGCTGACAATTCTTAAGGCGAGCCGAGGCGAATTTAGCCGATGTTTAACTGAGAAGATGTTGACCTACGCCCTGGGACGGGGCCTTGAGTACTACGACAAGTGTGCAGTAGACTCAATCTGTGAAGCCCTGGCCAAAGACGATTACAAGTTCACGACCATGTTTTTAGAAATCGCGAAAAGTGATCCGTTTCGCAATCGACGGAACTCTCCAGGAGATAAAAAATGA
- a CDS encoding MBL fold metallo-hydrolase yields MNIPTDPSQTVSVHRIQIPNPFFEGDTNVYLLETEPLTLIDTGIGTEEAFESLSAGFQTAGHRIESLERLILTHKHQDHFGLSRRLQDLTGCEVFIHEDDLRDVTHVSERLDEYVGIIQERLTGWGVPAADIEHVSSMPYRLDKLCGSTAAQSLSDGQRLKCGETEMEVIHTPGHTVGSICLRLENHLFTGDHVLPGYTPNIGGADIEYNGLLGMYLKSLERIAGFDRPGLTVLPGHHEPVTDLTGHVQKTIAHHAQRESQILELLSGGTALSVYEIAIKMFGTMHDFHLVLGTGEVHTHLELLLDKKQVVHEAGRYCLP; encoded by the coding sequence GTGAATATTCCAACTGATCCGTCGCAAACTGTTTCCGTTCATCGAATTCAGATTCCGAATCCGTTTTTTGAAGGCGACACCAACGTCTACTTGCTGGAGACCGAGCCGCTGACGTTGATTGATACGGGGATTGGGACCGAAGAGGCGTTTGAGTCGCTGTCGGCAGGTTTTCAAACCGCCGGCCACCGCATCGAGTCGTTAGAGCGACTCATATTGACGCACAAACACCAAGATCATTTTGGATTGTCGCGGCGGCTGCAGGATTTGACCGGCTGTGAGGTGTTTATTCACGAGGACGATCTGCGCGACGTCACGCATGTGAGCGAGCGGCTGGATGAGTATGTCGGCATCATCCAGGAGCGGCTAACCGGTTGGGGCGTGCCCGCTGCGGATATTGAACACGTCTCCAGCATGCCGTATCGACTCGACAAATTGTGTGGTTCCACCGCAGCACAGTCATTGAGCGACGGACAGCGTCTCAAATGTGGCGAAACGGAGATGGAGGTTATCCATACTCCGGGCCACACCGTGGGCAGCATCTGTTTGCGGCTGGAAAATCATCTGTTCACCGGCGACCACGTGCTGCCGGGATACACGCCCAATATCGGCGGCGCTGATATTGAGTACAACGGGCTGTTGGGGATGTATCTGAAGTCTTTGGAGCGAATCGCCGGATTTGATCGTCCAGGATTGACGGTCTTGCCTGGCCACCACGAACCGGTCACCGATTTGACAGGGCATGTGCAAAAAACGATTGCGCATCACGCACAGCGCGAGTCGCAGATTTTGGAATTGCTCTCTGGTGGTACAGCGCTGAGCGTCTACGAAATCGCCATCAAGATGTTCGGCACCATGCACGACTTTCATTTGGTGTTGGGGACCGGCGAAGTGCACACGCACCTGGAATTGCTGCTCGATAAGAAACAAGTGGTGCACGAAGCGGGGCGCTATTGTTTGCCCTAG
- a CDS encoding ACP S-malonyltransferase, which produces MDDPFEGGIQSAALAFRGYNVTNMGRSRELLMHPAYGAIVREELKRSSEICAAAIGRPVDLVSDVETNRETSLTTFPDDTALIVGMELAQLRLLKEFYGTDVQNVQLTMGYSVGELASLVVGGVYELDQLLSVPLSLCDDCASLAHDVTMGVVFTRGIALDFAKLKHLCMVISCEGKGLIGPSAQLAPNAALVLGQGKTITRFNQLKKEFFEGRVVVHKNPHHWPPLHTPLVWEKSVANRAGMKVYHIQGGHVAPHPKILSCVTGGADYTESNSRDILVRWTDHPQMLWDVIYTTLASGVKTILHVGPEPNIIPSTFERLSTNVTQQMGSNYIKAISSGVVSGLNRFAWLRNILPAKSALLRAPHIRHVILEDWLLEHTPE; this is translated from the coding sequence ATGGACGACCCCTTTGAAGGCGGAATTCAATCCGCTGCACTTGCGTTCCGGGGATACAACGTCACCAATATGGGCCGCAGTCGCGAACTGCTGATGCACCCCGCTTATGGGGCAATCGTCCGTGAGGAACTGAAACGGTCTTCAGAAATCTGCGCAGCTGCAATTGGTCGACCTGTCGATCTGGTCAGTGACGTCGAGACCAATCGGGAAACCTCCCTCACCACGTTTCCCGATGACACCGCATTGATCGTGGGCATGGAATTGGCCCAATTGCGTTTGCTCAAGGAATTCTACGGCACCGATGTTCAGAATGTCCAACTCACGATGGGTTACAGCGTCGGTGAATTGGCCTCGCTCGTCGTCGGAGGCGTTTATGAGCTCGACCAATTATTGTCCGTGCCACTCAGCCTCTGCGACGACTGCGCATCGTTGGCACACGACGTGACCATGGGTGTTGTCTTCACGCGCGGTATCGCCCTGGATTTTGCAAAACTGAAACACCTGTGCATGGTCATTAGCTGCGAAGGAAAAGGACTGATTGGTCCCTCCGCACAATTGGCTCCCAATGCCGCATTGGTCCTTGGGCAAGGCAAGACCATCACCAGGTTCAACCAACTGAAGAAAGAGTTCTTCGAGGGGCGGGTTGTTGTTCACAAAAACCCGCATCACTGGCCGCCGTTGCACACCCCATTGGTTTGGGAAAAAAGCGTCGCGAATCGCGCTGGCATGAAGGTCTATCACATTCAAGGGGGCCACGTCGCTCCCCACCCCAAAATCCTATCCTGCGTCACCGGCGGTGCGGACTATACGGAGTCCAATAGCCGCGACATCCTCGTCCGCTGGACCGACCACCCGCAGATGTTGTGGGATGTGATCTACACCACGTTGGCCTCGGGTGTGAAAACCATCCTCCATGTCGGCCCTGAACCGAACATCATTCCCAGCACGTTCGAACGGCTTAGCACGAACGTCACGCAGCAAATGGGAAGCAATTACATCAAAGCGATCAGCAGTGGAGTCGTGTCGGGCCTGAACCGTTTTGCTTGGTTGAGAAACATTCTCCCCGCAAAGTCAGCCCTCCTACGAGCACCACACATCCGGCATGTGATTCTGGAAGACTGGCTACTGGAACACACCCCGGAGTAG
- a CDS encoding CAP domain-containing protein: protein MLPQRWILNNHQWYTLATLLFLIGGQQVCAAEQIGRHEWQTDYYDAYRQAQQEQKLLLIFFRDTQETPAATAYTETVLPQAELHETLDEYVRVVLPTDVEVPGDDDQPATRLLDHEAFKHMEQQQGIAVMDLIDDETGQYGKLISAHPFSPGRFYSLRATQTVLGLPRASITQRALIYAIRIHPESPKSTESDVDAHLLSETHKHSRVMARIEQVGHHNWDRRFHELNAHFDNLIVGEVAAVSWGGETLIEGAKDCVHAWRQSPGHWAGVSGKHVFYGYDLVLGASGKWYATGLFASAE from the coding sequence ATGCTCCCGCAACGCTGGATACTCAATAACCACCAATGGTATACCCTGGCAACATTGCTGTTTTTGATCGGTGGACAACAAGTCTGCGCCGCGGAACAAATCGGCCGTCATGAGTGGCAGACCGACTATTACGACGCGTATCGCCAAGCGCAACAGGAACAGAAACTGTTGTTGATCTTTTTCCGAGATACCCAAGAAACTCCCGCCGCAACGGCTTATACGGAGACCGTCCTTCCGCAAGCGGAGTTACACGAGACGCTAGACGAATACGTGCGAGTCGTGCTGCCGACGGACGTTGAGGTCCCAGGCGATGACGATCAGCCGGCGACCAGGCTTCTTGATCACGAGGCGTTTAAGCACATGGAGCAGCAACAGGGAATTGCTGTGATGGACCTGATCGATGACGAAACGGGGCAATACGGCAAACTGATCTCCGCGCATCCCTTTTCACCCGGCCGATTTTATTCGCTGCGGGCGACACAGACCGTGCTCGGTTTGCCGCGTGCAAGTATCACGCAACGCGCATTGATTTATGCCATTCGCATTCACCCCGAATCCCCTAAGAGCACCGAGAGCGACGTCGATGCACACTTGCTCTCCGAAACACACAAGCATTCGCGGGTGATGGCACGCATCGAACAGGTCGGCCACCACAATTGGGACCGCCGGTTTCACGAATTGAACGCCCACTTCGACAATCTCATCGTCGGCGAAGTCGCCGCCGTCAGTTGGGGCGGCGAAACATTAATCGAAGGCGCCAAAGACTGCGTCCACGCCTGGCGCCAATCCCCCGGCCACTGGGCCGGCGTGTCCGGCAAGCATGTGTTCTACGGTTACGATTTGGTGTTGGGGGCGAGTGGGAAATGGTATGCGACGGGGTTGTTTGCATCGGCGGAGTGA
- a CDS encoding Imm7 family immunity protein — MFEFHGWARVQYHTHNTDSILQDRCWDNLVEYVETITNELVSLNRYNMCDSVFVTGQHNHRSEYVIELFQWIADNSPGSYGILYIRDDEDSSRLSDFTNCFRVWHLCRGTLHELDDPFLSPAIPTVEDPYGESRGD; from the coding sequence ATGTTTGAGTTCCACGGTTGGGCTAGGGTTCAGTATCACACCCACAATACCGATTCGATTCTTCAGGATCGCTGTTGGGACAATCTCGTTGAATATGTCGAAACAATTACCAATGAACTCGTGAGTTTGAATCGCTATAACATGTGCGATTCGGTATTCGTCACCGGGCAGCACAATCATCGCTCCGAATACGTGATTGAGCTATTCCAATGGATTGCCGATAACTCGCCAGGATCTTATGGGATCCTCTATATTCGCGATGATGAGGACAGTTCCCGATTGTCCGATTTCACAAACTGTTTTCGCGTGTGGCATCTCTGCCGGGGTACATTACACGAACTTGACGACCCATTTTTGTCGCCTGCTATTCCAACCGTAGAAGATCCTTACGGTGAATCGCGAGGAGATTAG